The nucleotide sequence TTGGATATCCCTCGGGATGTGGCCGCTTCTCTTGGAAGGTCCGCAGTGGAAGCTGCCGAGAGGGGTTATTATTTCGACCATGCCGGCAGGCAAATCGATTGGAGTCGATATGTCCAAGCTGCCTGCTCCGCAAAGGCGAGCATTCCTCCGGATGCGAGCCTACCGACGCCTGATCCCGTTGCCTTTCCTGAAACCCAGGTACAAGTCGCCAACGAAACAACCCTTGGGGCTTCGCGGCGACTCGTCGAAGACGGAAGAAAGCCTCTTGCGCTGAATTTTGCCAATGGAGTTCACCCGGGCGGCGGGTTTCTTGACGGGGCCAAAGCGCAAGAAGAGGTTCTTTGCCGATCCAGCGCCTTATACCCAACACTCATAGGCGATCCCATGTATGAAGCGCACCGCAAGCGGCCGCGATCGGATTCTACCGACTGGGCCATCTATTCGCCTGACGTGCCCGTGTTTCGAGCCGATGACGGAACGGCCCTCGAACAACCTTGGCTGCTGAGCTTCATTACATGCGCCGCTCCCTATGCGCCCGCCATTGGCCAGCCGGAAGCCGGCGATCTATTGCAACGACGCATTCATCGGGTGCTGGCTATCGCACGGGCATACGGTCACACGGCGCTTGTGCTCGGCGCATGGGGCTGCGGCGCTTTCGGCAACGATGCCCACCGCACGGCTACCGATTTTCAGAACGCGCTGGAAAACGAATTCAGGGGAGCTTTCTCTGAAATCCGATTCGCCATCGTTGATTGGTCCCCGGAAAGAAGGTTTCTGGGACCTTTCCGTTGGGTGTTTGCTTGAAACGATAGCTCACGACAATCCGGAGGAGTTTTGACCGAATCGATTGCTACGGGTGAGAAAAGCCTACGACAACAAGCTTAAAAGGTGCGGCCCCTATCGGGTAAGGTGGGGGCATCGAAAGCCTGTTTATAAGCGCAGATAGGAATACGACATCTGTGTTACAAGGAGAGCGTTGATGGGTTATCCAAACAACCAAAGCATTCATGAACTTAGAATTCGTCTTTGATCGAGCACCGACCCCCATGGTCCACGGTTCTACCCTGGTGGAAACGGGCAATGCGCTTGCGGCGGCCTGGTTCGGGGGTACGACCGAAGGCGCCCCGGATACGGGCATTTGGCTTTCCCGCCACGAAGACGGCCGCTGGTCTCCGCCGGTGGAAATCGCCACCGGCAGGCTCCCCGACGGCCGCCGGATGCCTTGCTGGAATCCGGTGCTCTTCCAGCCGTTCGGAGGCCCCCTGCTGCTTTTCTACAAGGTGGGTCCGAGCCCGAGCGACTGGCGGGGCATGGTGCGAACTTCCGACGACGGCGGCCGTTCGTGGTCGGAAGCGATCGAACTCCCGGCCGGCATCCTGGGCCCCGTCCGCGCCAAGCCGGTGGCAATGGCCGGCGGCGGACTCCTGGCCGGATCGAGCACGGAAGATGCCGGCTGGACAGTGCATGTGGAACGTTTTAAGGGCCAATGGAATTCGGCAGACCTGGCTTCGGCGGACCGATGGCAAAAGACCGGCCCCCTGAACGATCCCGATCAATTCGGCGCCATTCAGCCGACCGTGCTGATTCACTCGCCCCAAGTGCTGCAGCTGCTTTGCCGCAGCCGAAACAAAACCATCACTACCGTGTGGTCCCACGACGGCGGGCGCACCTGGGGCCGGATGGCGGCCACCCCGCTCCCCAACCCCAATTCGAGCATCGACGCGATCAGACTCGCCGACGGCCGCTTCCTCTTGATTTACAACCCCATCCCGCGCCGGCGGAACCGGCTCGCCCTCGCCCTGTCCGCCCATGGAATCGATTGGCGGCCTGTCGTTACCCTGGAAGATTCGCCGGGGGAATACTCCTATCCCGCCATGATCCAGACTCGAGACGGCCTGGTGCACATGACCTATACCTGGAAGCGCGAGCGGATCAAGCATGGGGTTATGGAGCCGGCGGAGATCGATTGACCCATCCGGTCCGGGGTATCCAGGGATTGATCTACCCCGCTTGAATACCCTTGACCCGGGTCACCAGAATTCGGTCCTCCTCATCAATGCACCTACTGAACATTCAGACTCAACATGCGACTCAGCGATTGCCACAACTTCCACGATTTCCGCGAACTGGCGAGACGACGGCTGCCGGGACCGATATTCGACTACATCGACGGCGCGGCCGACGACGAGATCACCCACCGCCGAAACTCGGCAAGCTTCGAGCGCTGCGATCTGATACCCAATGTTCTGCGCGGCGTGGAAACCGTCGATCTTTCCGCAACCGTGATGGGCCAGAAGCTCGCCCTGCCCGTCTATTGTTCCCCCACCGCGCTCCAGCGTCTGTTCCACCATCAGGGCGAACGGGCGGTCGCCGCGGCCGCCGCCAAATACGGAACGATGTTCGGCGTCTCCTCGCTGGGCACGGTGAGCCTGGAGGAGCTGCGCCGGACCTACGCCACGCCGCAAGTGTATCAGTTCTATTTTCACAAGGATCGCGGCCTCAACCGCGCCATGTTGGAACGCGCCAAAGCGGCCGGGGTCGAGGTCCTGATGCTGACCGTCGATAGCATCACCGGAGGCAACCGCGAGCGGGACCTGCGCACCGGGTTCACCATTCC is from Methylohalobius crimeensis 10Ki and encodes:
- a CDS encoding TIGR02452 family protein, which encodes MEAAERGYYFDHAGRQIDWSRYVQAACSAKASIPPDASLPTPDPVAFPETQVQVANETTLGASRRLVEDGRKPLALNFANGVHPGGGFLDGAKAQEEVLCRSSALYPTLIGDPMYEAHRKRPRSDSTDWAIYSPDVPVFRADDGTALEQPWLLSFITCAAPYAPAIGQPEAGDLLQRRIHRVLAIARAYGHTALVLGAWGCGAFGNDAHRTATDFQNALENEFRGAFSEIRFAIVDWSPERRFLGPFRWVFA
- a CDS encoding sialidase family protein; protein product: MVHGSTLVETGNALAAAWFGGTTEGAPDTGIWLSRHEDGRWSPPVEIATGRLPDGRRMPCWNPVLFQPFGGPLLLFYKVGPSPSDWRGMVRTSDDGGRSWSEAIELPAGILGPVRAKPVAMAGGGLLAGSSTEDAGWTVHVERFKGQWNSADLASADRWQKTGPLNDPDQFGAIQPTVLIHSPQVLQLLCRSRNKTITTVWSHDGGRTWGRMAATPLPNPNSSIDAIRLADGRFLLIYNPIPRRRNRLALALSAHGIDWRPVVTLEDSPGEYSYPAMIQTRDGLVHMTYTWKRERIKHGVMEPAEID